A single region of the Bacteroidales bacterium genome encodes:
- the mfd gene encoding transcription-repair coupling factor — MKTEELIRLYAATPQVLQMVDMLKNQSTPRIFLKGLTGSSPALIKAAVFHHLQRNHLVILNDAESAAYLYNDLETLFQEKGQPYEHKNTLFFPTVYKRHFEFDRPDRTNMLMRSEVLSRIVSSPKKAIIVSYTEALTEKVVRKKVLTKNTLRLKVGEKVSLDFVADMLNEYGFDREDFVYEPGQFSIRGGILDVFSFAHDYPFRVEFFGEEVESIRSFDPASQLSIDKMDRITILPDLSERLEVESRESFLSFLPAGAMIWVQDLPGLKDLVSLHQQKLQKLLDADTAGIYPANLKDHFVGPDEFMRQLLEHAIVESGSRPYLEPGLQPEFDIRPQPSFNKNFDLLTANLEENSKEGISNYILSENPRQIERIYTIFEDLMHSRQQPRNFEFSTLNISLHEGFIDRDLNLALYTDHQIFERYHKFYLKDSYSSREAITLKELYNLSPGDYVTHIDHGIGRYDGLEKIDVNGRQQEAIRIIYKNSDLLYISIHSLHRISKYIGKEGTEPKMDRLGSGAWNRLKIKTKNRVKDIAKELIQLYAQRKSAEGFPFLPDTYLQTELEASFIYEDTPDQEKSTADVKADMEKTFPMDRLICGDVGFGKTEIAIRAAFKAVTDSKQVAVLVPTTILALQHYKTFRERLKDFPCSVDYINRFKSQQKQKETLKRIAEGKLDILIGTHRLISQDVKFKDLGLLIIDEEQKFGVGAKEKLKQMRVNVDTLTLTATPIPRTLQFSLMGARDLSIINTPPPNRYPIQTEVRPFSEEVIREAILYEVSRGGQVFFVHNRVMNIHDVERMLLRFLPNITIGVAHGQMDGSHLENVMLDFIDGVYDVLLATSIIESGLDIPNVNTIIINDAHHFGLSDLHQLRGRVGRSDRKAFCYLLSPPVSVLTDEARKRLKAIEEFSDLGSGFNIAMRDLDIRGAGNILGAEQSGFISEIGFEMYHKILDEALQELKETEFSELFKDDKPRPFVKDCQIETDLEILIPGDYITNTTERLIIYKELDSMETEEALVKCRERIIDRFGPVPRQTEELFNTIRLRWLAKKAGFEKIVLKNERFIGYFISNQDSPYYQSEDFAAMLRFVQANPSICRMKENETRLSLTFRNVRSVGDAIRLMRGMNG, encoded by the coding sequence TTGAAAACAGAAGAACTTATCAGATTATACGCAGCCACCCCGCAGGTGCTGCAAATGGTTGACATGCTGAAGAACCAATCCACGCCCAGGATTTTCCTGAAAGGGCTGACCGGTTCTTCCCCCGCGCTTATTAAAGCCGCGGTATTCCACCATTTGCAGCGGAACCACCTGGTGATCCTCAATGATGCCGAATCGGCCGCCTACCTGTATAACGACCTGGAAACCCTCTTCCAGGAAAAGGGACAGCCATATGAACATAAGAATACGCTGTTTTTCCCGACTGTTTATAAGCGTCATTTTGAGTTCGACAGGCCTGACCGGACCAATATGCTGATGCGGTCGGAGGTGCTGAGCCGGATTGTATCTTCTCCGAAAAAAGCCATTATCGTCAGTTATACCGAAGCCCTCACCGAAAAGGTGGTAAGAAAAAAAGTACTCACTAAAAACACGCTGAGGCTTAAGGTAGGGGAGAAAGTGTCGCTTGATTTCGTAGCTGACATGCTCAATGAATATGGTTTCGACCGCGAGGATTTCGTTTATGAGCCGGGCCAGTTCTCCATCCGCGGCGGTATCCTCGATGTCTTTTCTTTCGCCCATGACTATCCCTTCCGGGTAGAGTTTTTTGGGGAAGAAGTGGAATCCATCCGGTCATTCGATCCCGCCTCGCAATTATCCATCGACAAAATGGACCGGATTACCATTCTGCCCGACCTGTCGGAGCGCCTGGAGGTCGAATCACGGGAGTCGTTCCTTTCTTTTCTGCCGGCGGGAGCAATGATCTGGGTGCAAGACTTACCAGGTCTTAAAGACCTGGTAAGTCTGCACCAGCAGAAATTGCAGAAATTGCTGGATGCTGACACCGCAGGCATTTACCCCGCTAACCTGAAAGACCACTTCGTCGGGCCAGATGAATTCATGCGGCAATTGCTCGAACACGCTATTGTCGAATCAGGCAGCCGTCCGTACCTGGAACCGGGACTCCAGCCCGAATTCGATATCCGCCCGCAGCCATCTTTCAATAAAAACTTCGACCTGTTGACCGCCAACCTGGAGGAAAATTCAAAGGAAGGCATCAGCAATTATATCCTTTCGGAAAATCCCCGCCAGATCGAAAGGATCTATACGATCTTCGAGGACCTCATGCATAGCCGGCAACAGCCAAGGAATTTCGAATTCTCCACCCTGAATATTTCTTTACATGAAGGATTTATTGACCGGGACCTGAATCTGGCGCTTTACACCGATCACCAGATTTTCGAGCGTTATCACAAGTTCTACCTCAAAGACAGCTACAGCAGCCGGGAGGCCATTACCCTCAAAGAGCTTTACAACCTGAGCCCCGGGGATTACGTCACGCACATCGACCATGGCATCGGCCGTTACGACGGGCTGGAAAAGATCGATGTCAACGGCAGGCAGCAGGAGGCCATCAGGATCATTTATAAGAACAGCGACCTGTTGTATATCAGCATCCATTCCCTTCACCGGATATCCAAATATATCGGCAAGGAAGGGACAGAGCCGAAGATGGACCGGCTGGGGTCGGGCGCATGGAACCGGTTGAAAATCAAGACCAAGAACCGGGTCAAAGACATTGCCAAGGAGCTTATCCAGCTTTATGCCCAACGGAAAAGTGCTGAAGGATTCCCGTTTTTACCTGATACTTATCTGCAGACTGAGTTGGAAGCTTCTTTTATTTATGAAGATACGCCTGACCAGGAAAAATCCACCGCTGATGTCAAGGCCGACATGGAGAAGACGTTCCCGATGGACCGCCTGATCTGCGGGGATGTGGGGTTTGGCAAGACCGAGATTGCGATCCGCGCTGCTTTCAAAGCGGTTACCGACAGCAAGCAGGTCGCCGTGCTGGTTCCTACAACCATCCTCGCTTTGCAGCATTACAAGACATTCCGCGAAAGGCTGAAGGATTTTCCCTGCTCTGTCGATTACATCAACAGGTTTAAGAGCCAGCAGAAGCAAAAAGAAACCCTGAAAAGGATAGCGGAGGGGAAACTGGATATCCTGATCGGCACGCACCGCCTGATCAGCCAGGATGTCAAATTCAAGGATCTCGGCCTGCTGATCATCGATGAGGAGCAGAAGTTCGGCGTCGGAGCTAAGGAAAAGCTCAAACAAATGCGGGTTAATGTTGACACGCTTACCCTTACGGCTACTCCCATCCCGCGGACTTTGCAGTTTTCCCTGATGGGCGCCCGTGACCTCTCGATCATCAACACTCCGCCGCCAAACCGCTATCCAATCCAGACCGAGGTGCGTCCATTCAGCGAGGAAGTGATCCGTGAAGCTATCCTTTACGAAGTATCGCGTGGAGGACAGGTGTTTTTTGTGCATAACCGGGTCATGAACATCCATGATGTAGAGCGCATGCTTTTGAGATTTTTGCCCAACATCACGATTGGCGTGGCCCATGGCCAGATGGACGGATCGCATCTTGAGAATGTGATGCTCGATTTCATCGATGGGGTATATGATGTATTGCTGGCCACGTCCATTATCGAATCAGGCCTCGATATCCCGAACGTCAATACGATCATTATCAACGACGCGCATCACTTCGGCCTCAGCGACCTGCACCAGTTGCGCGGCAGGGTGGGGCGTTCCGACAGGAAAGCTTTCTGCTACCTTTTGTCGCCGCCGGTTTCCGTGCTGACCGACGAAGCACGCAAACGGCTCAAGGCTATCGAAGAATTTTCGGACCTCGGCAGCGGGTTCAACATCGCCATGCGCGACCTGGATATCCGCGGGGCGGGCAACATCCTGGGCGCGGAGCAGAGCGGGTTTATCTCCGAGATCGGCTTTGAGATGTACCATAAAATCCTCGACGAGGCCTTACAGGAACTAAAAGAGACTGAATTCAGCGAGCTTTTCAAAGATGATAAGCCCAGGCCTTTTGTGAAAGACTGCCAGATCGAGACCGACTTGGAGATCCTGATCCCGGGCGATTATATCACGAATACCACCGAAAGGCTCATCATTTATAAAGAGCTCGACAGCATGGAAACCGAGGAGGCGCTGGTAAAATGCCGGGAGCGGATAATTGACCGCTTCGGTCCCGTGCCGAGGCAGACAGAAGAGCTGTTCAACACCATCCGTTTGCGCTGGCTGGCGAAAAAGGCCGGATTTGAGAAGATCGTTCTGAAGAACGAGCGATTCATCGGCTATTTTATTAGTAACCAGGATTCCCCTTATTATCAATCCGAAGACTTCGCGGCCATGCTACGTTTTGTGCAGGCCAATCCATCCATCTGCCGGATGAAAGAAAATGAGACCCGGCTGTCGCTCACATTCAGGAATGTCAGGAGTGTGGGGGATGCAATACGGTTGATGCGGGGGATGAACGGATAA
- a CDS encoding type II toxin-antitoxin system RelE/ParE family toxin translates to MAEIIWTYKAYEDYKNIIEFIAKDSEHFASLMAKKIWLEIKRIEHSPKAARMVPEAGYDPEIREFILGQYRIIFQFKEKKAFLLTIHHSSRNLKKKSLLAQVIK, encoded by the coding sequence ATGGCTGAAATAATATGGACATATAAAGCTTACGAAGATTACAAAAATATTATTGAATTTATAGCAAAAGATTCAGAGCATTTTGCCTCACTAATGGCAAAAAAGATTTGGCTGGAGATAAAAAGGATTGAGCACAGTCCAAAGGCAGCAAGAATGGTTCCTGAAGCTGGTTATGATCCTGAAATAAGGGAATTTATCTTAGGCCAATATCGAATTATCTTTCAATTTAAAGAGAAAAAAGCCTTCCTTTTAACAATTCATCACAGTTCGAGAAATTTAAAGAAGAAATCGCTCCTGGCTCAGGTAATAAAATAA